A single window of Acetohalobium arabaticum DSM 5501 DNA harbors:
- a CDS encoding DNA double-strand break repair nuclease NurA, translated as MLEVSAKLKEDLTNANQELQQKYSKKSGLNKQDLRAKIKQKLSGIIKLNQMSEDSLEAWTDNRVIVGVDGSVNKLGSNYPHYLCLLQALAKSTAKEDIIETELFCPLVSSSKEEINKFILDQQQQGNTGISKQYAANKIKISKLAELELEVALQAIKEWQPKLIMLDGSLIRYRIEAEEKWSELKETAISQEILLVGVIEEIGTQEVGKEVDEELAEFYDRELLFGVLNRGEMLTLEFKRSLKTVFLRTSRDPQVIGLDILEEQQSELQNMAELIYTLTPEDSRGIPIWLDVVDHEVRISDKMMESLIDAYLDSSLKKRLFASKREERVY; from the coding sequence ATGTTAGAAGTATCTGCAAAGCTTAAAGAAGATTTGACAAATGCTAATCAGGAACTACAACAGAAATATTCAAAGAAATCTGGATTGAATAAACAGGATCTAAGAGCTAAAATTAAACAAAAATTAAGTGGAATTATTAAGTTGAATCAGATGTCTGAAGATAGTTTAGAAGCTTGGACAGATAACAGAGTAATTGTTGGGGTTGATGGTTCGGTGAATAAATTGGGAAGTAATTATCCTCATTACCTCTGTTTATTACAGGCTTTAGCTAAGAGTACTGCTAAAGAAGATATAATTGAAACGGAATTATTCTGTCCCTTAGTTTCAAGTTCTAAAGAAGAGATTAATAAGTTTATACTTGATCAGCAACAGCAGGGAAATACCGGCATCAGTAAACAGTATGCTGCTAATAAGATTAAGATTTCTAAGTTAGCGGAATTAGAGCTGGAAGTAGCTCTACAGGCAATTAAAGAATGGCAGCCTAAATTAATTATGTTAGATGGTTCGCTGATTAGGTATCGAATTGAAGCGGAAGAAAAATGGAGTGAATTAAAAGAAACAGCTATTAGCCAAGAAATTCTATTAGTAGGAGTAATAGAGGAGATTGGAACTCAGGAAGTAGGTAAAGAGGTAGATGAGGAATTAGCAGAATTTTATGATCGTGAATTATTATTTGGAGTATTAAATCGAGGGGAGATGTTAACTTTAGAATTTAAACGGAGTCTAAAGACGGTATTTCTGCGGACAAGCCGAGACCCCCAGGTGATTGGTCTAGATATTTTGGAAGAACAGCAGTCTGAATTACAGAATATGGCTGAATTAATCTATACTTTAACTCCAGAAGACAGCCGCGGGATTCCTATCTGGCTGGATGTAGTGGACCATGAGGTTAGAATTTCGGATAAAATGATGGAGAGTTTGATTGATGCTTATCTGGATTCGAGCTTAAAGAAGAGGTTGTTTGCTTCGAAGCGGGAGGAGAGGGTTTATTGA
- the tmk gene encoding dTMP kinase, translating to MKGLFITLEGPEGAGKSTQIELLNKYFSEQGYEVVQTREPGGTEIGSRIRNILLDSNLDNLEPKTELLLYAASRAQHVNEVIKPALKEGKVIICDRFSDATLAYQGYGRRLDKDLILKLNQMATGGLEPDLTFLLDIEPEEGLLRTKNEVRDRIEREDLSFHQQVRDGYLKLAEKKSRFEVIDGSQSIENIFDNLIETLEERLELNEDSE from the coding sequence ATGAAAGGATTATTTATTACATTAGAAGGACCAGAAGGAGCAGGTAAGTCAACTCAGATTGAATTATTAAATAAATACTTTAGTGAACAAGGTTATGAAGTGGTTCAAACTAGAGAACCAGGCGGTACTGAGATAGGAAGTAGAATTAGAAACATACTACTGGATAGTAATTTAGATAATTTAGAGCCTAAAACAGAACTGTTATTATATGCAGCCAGTAGAGCCCAGCATGTTAATGAGGTAATTAAGCCGGCATTAAAAGAAGGAAAAGTAATAATCTGTGATCGATTCAGTGATGCTACCCTAGCTTATCAAGGCTATGGAAGAAGGCTGGATAAGGACTTGATTCTTAAGTTAAATCAGATGGCAACAGGCGGTTTAGAACCTGATTTAACTTTTTTATTGGATATTGAGCCTGAAGAAGGACTATTGAGAACAAAAAATGAAGTAAGAGACAGAATAGAAAGAGAGGATTTATCATTTCATCAACAGGTCAGGGATGGATACTTAAAGCTGGCTGAAAAAAAGAGTCGTTTTGAGGTTATAGATGGTAGCCAGAGTATAGAAAATATATTTGATAATCTGATAGAGACATTGGAAGAGAGGTTAGAGCTCAATGAAGATTCAGAATGA
- a CDS encoding GIY-YIG nuclease family protein translates to MGHYVYILRCADETLYTGYTTDLDRRVKEHNQGQGAKYTRGRKPVELVYSEEYRTRSSAQKREYEIKTYSRQKKLDLVKNSS, encoded by the coding sequence ATGGGACATTATGTTTATATTCTGCGCTGTGCTGATGAAACTCTTTATACTGGTTATACTACTGATCTTGACCGAAGGGTAAAGGAACATAATCAAGGACAAGGTGCTAAGTATACTCGTGGTAGAAAACCGGTAGAATTAGTTTATAGTGAAGAATATAGAACGAGAAGTAGTGCTCAAAAAAGAGAGTATGAGATAAAGACTTATTCTAGACAAAAGAAACTGGATTTAGTTAAAAATAGTAGTTAG
- a CDS encoding PSP1 domain-containing protein: MHTIVGVTFGKAEKIYYFDPADIELVVGDNVIVETSRGVEFGEVVMPPQEVPDEEVVYPLKEVIRKATSSDFKTKKENDEDEEEAFDICLEKIDEHGLPMKLIEVEYTFDRNKIIFYFTADGRVDFRELVKDLASIFKTRIELRQIGVRDEAKMVGGLGPCGRQLCCETVLRDFEPISIKMAKAQNLSLNPAKISGICGRLMCCLKYECDNYKKAKKKMPNVGDKVETDFGVGEVINLNVVKKTVKVSLNNSDKLEFSIDEVKTIEEEDEASDD, from the coding sequence ATGCATACTATAGTGGGAGTAACTTTTGGTAAAGCAGAAAAAATATATTACTTTGATCCTGCAGATATAGAATTAGTAGTAGGAGATAATGTAATCGTAGAGACTTCTCGAGGGGTTGAGTTTGGTGAAGTAGTAATGCCGCCCCAGGAAGTTCCAGACGAAGAAGTGGTTTATCCGTTAAAAGAGGTAATTAGAAAGGCAACTTCTAGCGATTTTAAGACTAAAAAAGAGAATGATGAAGATGAAGAAGAAGCCTTTGATATCTGTTTAGAGAAAATAGATGAACATGGTTTACCGATGAAGTTGATTGAAGTTGAGTACACCTTTGATCGAAATAAGATTATTTTCTACTTTACTGCTGATGGAAGAGTGGACTTTAGAGAGTTAGTTAAGGATTTAGCATCTATATTCAAGACTAGAATTGAACTCCGCCAGATTGGTGTTAGAGATGAAGCAAAGATGGTAGGAGGTTTAGGTCCTTGTGGGCGTCAACTATGTTGTGAGACAGTATTAAGAGATTTTGAACCTATTTCTATTAAGATGGCTAAAGCCCAGAATTTATCGCTGAATCCGGCTAAAATATCAGGGATCTGTGGCCGGCTGATGTGCTGTCTGAAGTATGAGTGTGATAATTATAAAAAGGCTAAAAAGAAAATGCCTAATGTAGGGGATAAAGTAGAAACTGATTTCGGTGTCGGAGAAGTTATTAATCTTAATGTAGTAAAAAAGACAGTAAAGGTAAGTTTAAATAACAGTGATAAATTAGAATTTTCAATTGATGAGGTAAAGACAATTGAAGAAGAGGATGAAGCAAGTGATGATTAA
- a CDS encoding AbrB/MazE/SpoVT family DNA-binding domain-containing protein: protein MKSTGIVRKVDELGRVVIPVELRRTLEIEEKDSLEIYVDGESIILKKYEPACVFCGEAGNTTNFKGKTICYKCLAEMTESA from the coding sequence ATGAAGTCTACAGGGATTGTTAGAAAAGTTGATGAACTAGGAAGAGTAGTAATCCCCGTTGAATTAAGAAGAACACTTGAGATTGAAGAAAAAGATTCCCTAGAAATCTATGTAGATGGTGAAAGCATTATTCTAAAAAAATATGAACCAGCCTGTGTCTTCTGCGGCGAAGCTGGAAATACTACTAATTTTAAGGGCAAAACAATCTGCTACAAGTGTTTAGCTGAAATGACTGAAAGTGCTTAA
- a CDS encoding YaaR family protein produces MKIQNDLKKDLNQLLNKSKLQTSESVKSSDNKFLDTLQEVHDANTKERLDELLGQIDKQGERLSQKRTFKELVRYKKMVQQFVKEAVEKMYRVKEEFSTYGSGNHKVYNLVVKVDESLEELTELVLDKQSTQLEILDRLDEVRGMLVDIYT; encoded by the coding sequence ATGAAGATTCAGAATGATTTAAAGAAGGACCTTAATCAGCTCCTTAATAAATCTAAGTTACAGACTTCTGAGTCAGTCAAAAGCAGTGATAATAAATTTTTGGATACTCTTCAGGAAGTCCATGATGCTAATACAAAAGAAAGACTGGATGAATTATTGGGACAGATAGATAAACAGGGTGAACGGTTGAGCCAAAAACGAACATTTAAAGAATTAGTTCGTTATAAAAAGATGGTTCAGCAGTTTGTTAAGGAAGCAGTAGAAAAAATGTACAGAGTAAAAGAGGAGTTTAGTACTTATGGAAGCGGGAATCATAAAGTATATAATCTAGTGGTAAAAGTTGATGAGTCACTGGAGGAATTAACAGAATTAGTCTTGGATAAACAGTCAACTCAGCTGGAGATACTTGACCGTCTTGATGAAGTACGTGGTATGTTAGTTGATATCTATACTTAA
- the rsmI gene encoding 16S rRNA (cytidine(1402)-2'-O)-methyltransferase produces the protein MSETKLYICGTPIGNLEDISLRALKILKKVDYIAAEDTRRTQNLLNHYEIDAELISYHEHNEEEKSTKIIQMLKSGQEIALVSDAGMPGISDPGYKLTSLADEEGIRVVPIPGPTAMTAALVASGLPTDKFVFEGFLPRKEKQRQERLKELSAETRTLVFYESPYRLKDSLQNMLDILGDRKIAVWREITKKFEEKISGQVSEVLGHFEDEDPKGEITIVLDGLDADQLHYKEAAWKDLTILEHLQLMMDKGVTKKEAVKLVAKERGLPKREVYEEAIVIDAQVKK, from the coding sequence ATGTCAGAAACTAAATTATATATCTGTGGAACTCCGATCGGCAATTTAGAGGATATCAGTCTGCGGGCCTTAAAGATTTTGAAAAAAGTAGATTATATTGCTGCTGAAGATACTAGAAGAACTCAGAATTTATTGAATCATTACGAAATAGATGCAGAATTAATTAGTTATCATGAACATAATGAAGAAGAAAAGAGTACAAAAATAATTCAGATGTTGAAATCAGGCCAAGAGATTGCCTTAGTCTCTGATGCTGGAATGCCGGGAATTTCAGATCCTGGCTATAAATTAACATCTCTGGCTGATGAAGAAGGTATTAGAGTAGTACCAATACCAGGGCCAACAGCTATGACAGCAGCATTAGTAGCTTCTGGCTTGCCTACAGATAAGTTTGTTTTTGAAGGTTTTCTGCCGCGGAAAGAAAAACAGCGTCAGGAGAGATTAAAAGAATTGAGTGCTGAAACTAGAACTCTTGTTTTTTATGAATCGCCTTATCGGCTAAAAGATAGCCTTCAGAATATGTTAGATATTTTAGGTGACCGTAAGATAGCTGTCTGGAGAGAGATAACAAAAAAGTTTGAAGAAAAGATTTCAGGTCAAGTTAGTGAAGTGTTGGGCCATTTTGAAGATGAAGATCCTAAAGGTGAAATTACTATAGTATTGGACGGTTTAGATGCTGACCAGCTTCATTATAAAGAAGCTGCCTGGAAAGACCTTACTATTTTGGAACATCTGCAGCTTATGATGGATAAAGGAGTTACTAAAAAAGAAGCAGTTAAGTTAGTAGCCAAGGAACGAGGTCTGCCTAAAAGAGAGGTATATGAAGAAGCAATTGTTATTGATGCCCAGGTGAAAAAATAA
- the guaB gene encoding IMP dehydrogenase: MENKFEKEGLTFDDVLLIPAKSDVLPKEVDVSTHLTSDIELNTPILSAGMDTVTEAELAIAMAREGGIGIIHKNMSVEQQAEEVDKVKRSESGVIVNPFYLTPDNFAYEAEHLMSKFKISGVPIVNNEEDMKLVGIITNRDLRFEKDFDQKLSEVMTKEGLVTGPVGTTLEDAEDILQEYKIEKLPLVDDEYRLKGLITIKDIEKAEKYPNAAKDEQGRLLVGAAVGTSRDTWSRIEALTDAGVDVIVIDTAHGHSTKVIDLVREIKEEYSKLNLIAGNVATAGATKDLIEAGADAIKVGIGPGSICTTRVVAGVGVPQITAVYDCAKEAEKFGVPVIADGGIKYSGDIVKALAAGASTVMLGSLLAGTKESPGEIEIYKGRSYKVYRGMGSVGAMKEGSKDRYFQEEKKKLIPEGVEGRTPYKGELSDTIYQLVGGLRSGMGYCGAEDIETLKEEGKFTRITGAGLRESHPHDIEVTKESPNYNLESRE; the protein is encoded by the coding sequence ATGGAGAATAAATTTGAAAAAGAAGGACTTACTTTTGATGATGTACTCTTGATACCGGCTAAATCTGATGTACTACCTAAAGAAGTAGATGTGTCTACTCATTTGACGTCTGATATAGAGTTGAATACTCCCATTTTAAGTGCTGGAATGGATACCGTTACTGAGGCAGAACTGGCTATTGCCATGGCCCGCGAAGGCGGTATAGGAATTATTCATAAGAATATGTCTGTTGAACAGCAGGCTGAGGAAGTTGATAAGGTAAAAAGATCAGAGAGCGGAGTAATAGTTAATCCATTTTATTTAACTCCTGATAATTTTGCTTATGAAGCTGAACATTTAATGTCTAAATTTAAGATTTCTGGAGTACCGATTGTTAATAATGAGGAAGATATGAAATTAGTAGGAATTATAACCAACCGTGATTTGAGATTTGAAAAGGATTTTGATCAGAAGCTTTCAGAAGTTATGACTAAAGAGGGGCTCGTTACTGGACCAGTAGGGACTACATTAGAAGATGCTGAGGATATTCTACAGGAGTATAAGATTGAAAAGCTGCCGTTAGTTGATGATGAATATCGGTTAAAGGGATTAATTACAATTAAGGATATAGAGAAGGCTGAAAAGTATCCTAATGCTGCTAAAGATGAGCAAGGGCGTCTTTTAGTTGGAGCAGCTGTAGGAACATCACGTGATACTTGGAGTCGGATTGAAGCATTGACTGATGCTGGAGTAGATGTAATAGTTATTGATACAGCTCATGGACATTCTACTAAAGTAATTGATTTGGTAAGGGAGATTAAAGAGGAATATTCTAAATTAAATTTAATTGCTGGTAATGTTGCTACTGCTGGAGCAACTAAGGATTTAATTGAAGCAGGTGCAGATGCAATTAAGGTAGGTATCGGTCCTGGGTCTATCTGTACGACAAGAGTTGTAGCAGGAGTTGGGGTACCTCAGATTACAGCAGTTTATGACTGTGCTAAAGAGGCGGAGAAGTTTGGTGTACCGGTGATTGCTGACGGAGGAATCAAGTATTCTGGTGATATTGTTAAAGCTTTAGCAGCTGGTGCTAGTACTGTAATGTTAGGCAGTCTGTTAGCAGGAACTAAAGAGAGCCCTGGTGAAATAGAGATCTATAAAGGAAGAAGCTATAAAGTTTATCGCGGAATGGGCTCTGTTGGAGCTATGAAAGAAGGTAGTAAAGACCGTTATTTTCAGGAAGAAAAGAAGAAATTAATTCCGGAAGGTGTTGAAGGAAGAACTCCTTATAAAGGCGAATTATCAGATACTATTTATCAATTAGTAGGTGGTCTGCGATCCGGTATGGGATACTGTGGAGCTGAAGATATAGAAACATTAAAAGAAGAAGGTAAATTCACTAGAATTACTGGAGCTGGTTTAAGAGAGAGTCATCCTCATGATATAGAAGTTACTAAAGAATCACCTAATTATAATTTAGAATCAAGAGAATAA
- the holB gene encoding DNA polymerase III subunit delta' produces the protein MAFGDVVGQDTPIDILQNGLKRDRVNHAYLFAGKKGVGKEFTAVQFAKALNCKERKSDACGECISCRKFNSGNHPDIVNIEPEGKYIKIDQIRSLQQNTSYKPYESEWKIYIIKQADRMNLQAANGLLRTLEEPPKYVVIILLASKEDLLLPTITSRCQIIKFRTLTVDEITDRLISRFELDRAEAEKIAILADGSLGKAIEFIENEDTLTTREIILDELKELNGLDIVEVFELVQKILDYKEEIDGILESIITFYRDLLLYKGSQKEELLINFDYQEEVIKLSREYTFDELQSIIEEIEQTNNLVQNTNVKLQLALEVMLLNIKEKRV, from the coding sequence ATGGCTTTTGGAGATGTTGTAGGCCAGGATACACCTATAGATATATTACAGAATGGGCTTAAAAGAGACAGGGTTAATCATGCTTATCTCTTTGCTGGTAAAAAAGGAGTAGGTAAAGAGTTTACTGCTGTTCAGTTTGCTAAGGCCCTTAACTGTAAAGAAAGAAAATCTGATGCCTGTGGTGAATGTATATCCTGCCGTAAATTTAACAGCGGCAATCATCCTGATATAGTTAATATTGAACCGGAAGGTAAGTATATTAAGATAGACCAGATTCGCAGTTTGCAGCAGAATACTTCCTATAAACCTTATGAGAGTGAATGGAAGATATATATTATTAAACAAGCAGACCGGATGAATCTTCAGGCTGCTAATGGTCTGCTGCGAACATTAGAGGAGCCTCCTAAGTATGTAGTTATTATTCTGCTGGCTTCTAAAGAGGATTTATTATTGCCGACTATTACTTCTCGCTGTCAAATTATCAAATTTAGGACTTTGACAGTTGATGAAATTACTGATAGATTAATTAGTAGGTTTGAATTGGATAGAGCTGAAGCTGAAAAGATAGCTATTTTAGCCGATGGTAGTTTGGGTAAGGCAATTGAGTTTATTGAAAATGAAGATACCTTAACAACTAGGGAAATAATACTGGATGAGCTTAAAGAATTAAATGGTTTGGATATAGTTGAAGTATTTGAGTTGGTCCAGAAAATACTGGATTATAAAGAAGAAATAGATGGAATTTTAGAAAGCATAATAACTTTTTATCGAGATTTATTACTGTATAAAGGCAGCCAAAAAGAAGAGTTGTTGATTAATTTTGATTATCAAGAAGAAGTAATAAAGTTAAGCCGAGAATATACTTTTGATGAATTACAGTCAATTATCGAAGAAATAGAGCAGACTAATAATTTGGTTCAAAATACCAATGTAAAATTACAACTAGCTTTAGAGGTAATGTTGTTAAATATAAAAGAAAAGAGGGTGTGA
- a CDS encoding tRNA1(Val) (adenine(37)-N6)-methyltransferase, whose protein sequence is MSRIELKKDERLDDLIHSNLQIIQSSNHFAFAIDAVLLADFVEIKPKDRVIDLGTGTGVIPLLLTGKNDPDQIVGIEIQVKLAEMAQRSVLYNKLEDVIEIKKADIRQLKEVFAAESFDVVVSNPPYLPLGQGKVNPDSSIALARHELKVKLEDVVEISSYLVRYKGRVSYIYRVERLDELLEVMNYYNLQPKYMRLIQPEGDKACNLVLVTGIKGANSGLEVDKPLIIYRDNGEYTEEVLKIYYGEDYNYKGKGS, encoded by the coding sequence TTGTCCAGGATTGAATTAAAGAAGGATGAAAGATTGGATGATTTAATACATAGTAATCTACAGATTATTCAAAGCAGCAATCACTTTGCTTTTGCTATTGATGCTGTTTTACTGGCTGATTTTGTAGAAATTAAACCCAAAGATCGAGTGATTGATTTAGGAACTGGAACAGGAGTAATTCCTCTGTTGTTAACGGGAAAGAATGATCCGGATCAAATAGTAGGTATTGAAATTCAGGTTAAATTAGCAGAGATGGCTCAAAGAAGTGTCCTGTACAATAAATTAGAGGATGTAATTGAAATTAAGAAAGCTGATATTAGACAGCTTAAAGAAGTCTTTGCTGCTGAAAGCTTTGATGTAGTAGTCAGTAATCCGCCTTATCTACCTTTAGGGCAGGGAAAGGTGAATCCTGATAGTAGTATTGCCCTTGCTAGACATGAACTCAAGGTTAAGTTAGAAGATGTAGTGGAGATTAGTTCTTATTTGGTGAGATATAAAGGAAGAGTTTCTTATATTTATCGGGTGGAAAGATTGGATGAGCTATTAGAAGTGATGAATTACTATAATCTGCAACCTAAATATATGCGTTTAATCCAGCCGGAGGGTGATAAGGCCTGCAATTTAGTACTAGTAACCGGAATTAAAGGAGCTAATTCTGGCTTAGAAGTTGATAAGCCGCTGATTATTTATCGTGATAATGGTGAATATACTGAAGAAGTATTGAAAATATATTATGGAGAAGATTATAATTATAAGGGAAAAGGTAGTTGA
- a CDS encoding initiation control protein YabA, translating into MEEILSLLATFQEKLNMLNDDFQKIKKITHRLYKENEELKEENENLKRLLFEQKAENEEEPEAREGYNNLAKLYEEGFHICHLNFGEKRDGECLFCMGLLDIQLDSEVEADKVVQD; encoded by the coding sequence GTGGAGGAAATTTTAAGTCTATTAGCTACTTTTCAGGAAAAACTGAATATGTTAAATGATGATTTCCAGAAGATAAAGAAGATTACGCATAGATTATATAAAGAGAACGAAGAGCTAAAGGAAGAGAATGAGAATTTAAAGCGGCTGCTTTTTGAGCAGAAAGCAGAAAATGAAGAAGAACCTGAAGCTAGGGAAGGATATAATAATTTAGCTAAATTATATGAAGAGGGATTTCATATTTGTCATCTTAATTTTGGTGAAAAACGGGATGGAGAATGTCTCTTCTGCATGGGGCTTTTGGATATTCAACTAGATTCTGAAGTTGAGGCTGATAAAGTTGTCCAGGATTGA